The following proteins come from a genomic window of Nostoc sp. TCL26-01:
- a CDS encoding beta-lactamase hydrolase domain-containing protein, translated as MINPKKISDDLSASGQLTPEELQQAAAEGFQSVINLRSPDEPGFLSDEEQQAQKAGLEYANIPLKPTEANQQLTITALQEIADLPKPILIHCAAGARASGIALIAHAIQAGLTYEQIQQKAADLGISLEQPHLKEFLLDKYAEKLS; from the coding sequence ATGATAAACCCTAAAAAGATTAGTGATGATCTAAGTGCATCTGGACAACTTACCCCAGAGGAATTACAGCAAGCCGCAGCTGAAGGTTTTCAGTCAGTGATCAATTTGCGATCGCCTGATGAACCAGGTTTTTTGAGTGACGAAGAGCAACAAGCCCAAAAAGCTGGACTAGAATATGCCAATATCCCTCTAAAACCGACAGAAGCAAATCAACAGCTAACAATAACAGCGCTTCAGGAAATTGCCGATTTACCAAAACCGATATTAATTCACTGTGCAGCTGGTGCTAGAGCATCGGGAATTGCCTTAATTGCCCATGCAATCCAAGCAGGTTTGACTTACGAGCAAATTCAGCAAAAAGCTGCCGATTTAGGAATTAGTCTAGAGCAACCACACCTCAAGGAATTCTTATTAGATAAATATGCTGAAAAACTTTCATAG
- a CDS encoding TVP38/TMEM64 family protein: MIAYISTKQWQKLVRLVCLILVAFGVTLIFATETALAQESAQNISAFNPQAWLKNALQWIDGLGAIGALAFIILYIIATVAFLPGSILTLGAGVVFGVVMGSLYVFIGATIGATAAFLVGRYLARGWVAKKIAGNDKFRAIDAAVGREGLKIVLLTRLSPIFPFNLLNYAYGVTRVSLKDYILASIGMIPGTIMYVYIGSLAGNIATIGTESQPGNPSLQWAIQIIGFIATAAVTIYVTKVARQALEGEVLKSSDNDENQGINPN; encoded by the coding sequence ATGATTGCATATATCTCAACTAAACAATGGCAAAAGCTAGTCAGATTGGTTTGCCTGATACTGGTAGCATTTGGTGTTACTTTAATATTTGCCACAGAGACAGCGTTAGCACAAGAATCGGCTCAAAATATTTCTGCATTTAATCCCCAAGCATGGTTAAAAAATGCTTTGCAGTGGATTGATGGTCTGGGGGCTATAGGAGCATTAGCATTTATTATCCTTTATATCATTGCCACTGTTGCTTTTTTACCAGGGTCAATCCTCACTCTTGGTGCAGGTGTGGTCTTTGGCGTGGTTATGGGTTCGCTGTATGTCTTTATTGGTGCAACTATAGGGGCTACAGCTGCTTTCTTAGTCGGGCGTTATTTAGCGAGGGGATGGGTTGCTAAGAAAATTGCAGGTAATGACAAATTTCGGGCGATTGATGCAGCTGTAGGTAGAGAAGGACTGAAAATTGTTCTCTTAACTCGACTCTCTCCTATCTTCCCTTTCAACTTGTTGAACTATGCCTACGGTGTGACGCGAGTTTCTCTCAAAGACTACATTCTTGCTTCTATTGGCATGATTCCTGGCACAATTATGTATGTTTATATTGGTTCTTTAGCTGGTAATATTGCCACAATTGGGACTGAATCGCAACCCGGCAACCCTAGTTTACAGTGGGCGATTCAGATTATCGGTTTCATTGCTACAGCTGCTGTAACCATCTATGTAACTAAAGTTGCTCGTCAAGCTTTAGAAGGCGAAGTTTTAAAATCTTCAGACAATGATGAAAATCAGGGAATCAATCCAAATTAG
- a CDS encoding nitrate reductase associated protein — MTDFFKFEADFVDSLRCIPMLVRYKLDTCGIKLKLSDWNHMTHTERETLVALPCTTATEIHDYQKYLQQLILERTGQLPKNLPIEPEPAWLDSNNIPTLVQEKAQTIGVNLTSSQWCKLTPLQRFALIKLSLSGHENSNFPKAIAEFNLSSH; from the coding sequence ATGACAGACTTCTTTAAATTTGAAGCAGATTTTGTAGATTCTCTACGCTGTATTCCAATGCTAGTGCGTTACAAACTTGATACCTGTGGTATTAAGCTAAAATTATCTGACTGGAACCATATGACTCACACTGAACGGGAAACTTTAGTTGCATTACCATGCACGACAGCAACAGAAATTCATGATTATCAAAAGTATCTTCAGCAGTTAATTTTAGAACGTACAGGGCAACTACCGAAAAATTTACCTATCGAGCCTGAACCAGCATGGTTAGACTCTAATAATATACCCACTCTTGTGCAAGAAAAAGCGCAAACTATAGGTGTTAACCTCACATCATCACAGTGGTGTAAACTAACACCTTTACAACGTTTTGCGTTAATCAAACTCAGCCTTTCTGGGCATGAAAACAGTAATTTCCCTAAAGCGATCGCTGAATTTAATTTGAGTAGTCATTAA
- the petN gene encoding cytochrome b6-f complex subunit PetN, which yields MAILTLGWVSLLVVFTWSIAMVVWGRNGL from the coding sequence ATGGCGATTTTGACACTTGGATGGGTATCACTGTTAGTTGTGTTTACTTGGTCGATTGCAATGGTAGTTTGGGGACGTAACGGACTGTAG
- a CDS encoding 3'-5' exonuclease: MNSDQKSYFLIVDLEATCSDDGSIPRHEMEIIEIGAVMLNRVTLEIDAEFQQFIQPVRHPQLTKFCTELTTIRQEDVDQAPQFIAAMTRFKEWIYPTFSNHIFGSWGNYDKTQFLQDCKFHQVPYPFNSEHINIKEEFSAYLGISKKFGMAQALNHLGCNLIGTHHRGIDDARNIATIYKVMLKDSGVRIP; encoded by the coding sequence ATGAACTCTGACCAAAAATCATATTTTTTAATTGTTGATTTAGAGGCTACCTGCTCTGATGATGGCAGTATTCCTCGGCACGAAATGGAAATAATCGAGATTGGGGCAGTGATGCTCAATCGAGTCACCTTAGAAATTGATGCCGAGTTTCAACAATTTATCCAACCAGTTAGACATCCACAACTCACCAAATTTTGTACTGAATTAACAACTATTCGCCAAGAAGATGTTGATCAAGCACCACAGTTTATTGCTGCAATGACTCGGTTTAAAGAATGGATTTATCCAACTTTTAGTAATCATATTTTTGGTTCTTGGGGGAACTACGATAAAACTCAATTCTTGCAAGATTGCAAATTTCATCAAGTTCCCTATCCTTTTAATTCCGAACACATCAATATCAAAGAAGAATTTTCCGCATATTTGGGAATATCTAAAAAATTTGGTATGGCACAAGCGCTGAACCATTTAGGATGTAATTTAATTGGTACACATCATCGTGGCATAGATGATGCTCGGAATATTGCCACTATCTACAAAGTGATGCTTAAGGATTCAGGAGTCAGAATACCCTAA
- a CDS encoding cytochrome P450: MQLPNLLNKPAFLQRLQWVIDPVGYMESAAQKYPDIFTAEVIGFGNTITFVTHPQALQEILTNDRKKFAALGEENKLLEPLLGNYSIIMLEGDRHRKRRQLVMPSFHGDRMRTYGELIQNITEKVWSQLPKNQTFITRNATQDISLQVILKTVFGVHEGAKGEALKQKLAAMADLFRSPLTSSFLFFPNLQKDLGYLSPWGKFLRDRQQLDELIYTEIAERRAENNTDRIDILSLLMSSQDEAGNPLTDQELRDELMTLLFAGYETTATAMSWALYWIHKQPEVREKLLQELATLGDSPDPMNIFRLPYLTAVCNETLRIHPVAMLTFPRVVQEPVELLGHKLEPDTILVGCMYLTHQREDLYPQPKQFKPERFLERQYSPYEFIPFGGGVRRCLGEALALFEMKLVLATVLSRYQLTLADSKPEVPRRRGVTLAPVRGVQMKITGESTCQQSISSLAAMTTI; this comes from the coding sequence ATGCAACTACCGAATCTGCTGAATAAACCTGCTTTTCTTCAGAGGCTACAATGGGTGATTGACCCTGTAGGATATATGGAGAGTGCTGCACAAAAATACCCAGATATTTTTACGGCGGAAGTAATTGGTTTTGGCAACACCATCACATTTGTCACCCATCCCCAAGCACTACAAGAAATTTTAACTAACGATCGCAAAAAATTTGCAGCGCTAGGAGAAGAAAACAAACTCCTAGAACCTTTGCTGGGTAATTATTCCATTATTATGCTAGAAGGCGATCGCCACCGTAAACGACGACAACTAGTCATGCCTTCTTTTCATGGCGATCGGATGCGAACTTATGGGGAGCTAATTCAAAATATTACAGAAAAAGTGTGGAGTCAGTTACCAAAAAATCAAACTTTTATAACTCGTAATGCTACACAAGATATTTCCTTACAAGTTATCTTAAAAACTGTTTTCGGTGTTCATGAAGGAGCAAAAGGTGAAGCACTCAAGCAAAAACTGGCTGCAATGGCTGATTTGTTTCGCTCACCCTTAACTTCCAGTTTCCTGTTCTTCCCCAACTTACAAAAAGATTTAGGCTATTTGAGTCCTTGGGGAAAATTTTTGCGCGATCGCCAGCAACTAGATGAGTTGATTTATACTGAAATTGCCGAACGTCGTGCAGAAAATAACACAGATCGGATCGATATCCTCTCCTTACTGATGTCATCTCAGGATGAAGCTGGTAATCCTCTCACAGATCAGGAATTGCGTGATGAATTGATGACTCTGCTATTTGCTGGATATGAAACCACAGCTACAGCTATGTCATGGGCATTATATTGGATTCACAAACAGCCGGAAGTTAGAGAAAAACTGCTGCAAGAACTTGCCACCCTGGGAGATTCCCCAGATCCCATGAACATTTTCCGCTTACCTTATCTCACAGCTGTGTGTAATGAAACCTTGCGGATTCATCCTGTCGCTATGTTAACATTTCCCAGAGTTGTACAAGAACCTGTAGAACTACTGGGGCATAAATTAGAGCCAGATACCATCCTAGTCGGCTGTATGTACCTGACTCATCAACGGGAAGACTTATATCCACAACCAAAACAATTTAAACCAGAACGTTTTCTAGAACGTCAATATTCTCCTTATGAATTTATCCCCTTTGGTGGTGGTGTTCGACGTTGTTTAGGTGAAGCTTTAGCTTTGTTTGAGATGAAACTAGTTTTAGCAACAGTTTTATCACGTTATCAACTCACCCTAGCAGATAGTAAACCAGAAGTACCCCGCCGTCGGGGAGTCACCCTGGCCCCTGTTCGTGGTGTGCAAATGAAGATTACAGGAGAAAGTACCTGTCAACAATCAATATCCAGCCTAGCCGCAATGACGACAATATGA
- the speY gene encoding deoxyhypusine synthase, with the protein MAKHLGKKIAPVPMSTDVSVVDLIDNYFTAYNSARLREVCQLLSRDVLQDGVTVGVSLSGAMTPAGFGVSALAPLIRNGFIDWMISTGANLYHDMHYGLGFELFAGNPFLDDVKLRDEGTIRIYDIIFGYDVLLETDAFIRKVLQAEPFQKRMGTAEFHHLLGKYVYEVEKQLGVKNSCLLATAYEYGVPIYTSSPGDSSIGMNVAALALEGSQLIIDPAIDVNETAAIAYNAREGDGRSAAVILGGGSPKNFLLQTQPQIHEVLGLEERGHDFFVQFTDARPDTGGLSGATPSEAVSWGKIDPDELPSTIVCYTDSTIALPLVTAYVLNQCSPRPLKRLYDKREAWLEKLRLDYLAAKDQPTEKVTTNGEVATYPCGTPIRK; encoded by the coding sequence TTGGCAAAACATTTAGGGAAGAAAATTGCACCTGTACCCATGTCCACTGATGTGAGTGTGGTTGATTTGATTGATAATTATTTTACCGCTTACAACTCAGCACGTTTGCGGGAAGTCTGTCAACTGCTGAGTCGTGATGTCCTCCAGGATGGTGTGACGGTGGGAGTTAGTCTTTCTGGGGCGATGACACCGGCTGGATTTGGTGTGTCTGCACTTGCACCCCTAATTCGTAACGGTTTTATCGATTGGATGATTAGCACTGGTGCAAATCTTTACCATGATATGCACTACGGTTTGGGTTTTGAGTTATTTGCGGGGAACCCGTTTTTAGATGATGTCAAGTTGCGTGATGAAGGGACTATCAGAATTTATGACATTATCTTTGGTTATGATGTCTTGTTAGAAACCGATGCTTTTATCCGTAAGGTGTTGCAAGCAGAACCTTTCCAGAAACGGATGGGAACGGCTGAGTTTCATCACTTATTGGGTAAATATGTCTACGAGGTTGAGAAGCAATTAGGGGTGAAAAATTCTTGCTTGCTAGCTACAGCTTACGAGTATGGCGTACCTATCTATACATCCTCCCCCGGTGATAGTTCGATAGGGATGAACGTAGCCGCTTTAGCGTTAGAAGGTTCTCAGTTGATTATAGATCCAGCGATTGATGTGAATGAGACGGCAGCGATCGCCTACAATGCCAGAGAAGGAGACGGTAGAAGTGCAGCTGTAATTCTCGGTGGTGGTAGTCCGAAGAATTTCTTACTACAAACCCAACCACAAATTCACGAAGTTTTGGGATTAGAAGAACGGGGACACGATTTCTTTGTGCAATTTACTGACGCACGTCCCGATACTGGTGGTCTATCGGGTGCGACTCCCTCGGAAGCTGTCAGCTGGGGTAAGATTGACCCAGATGAATTACCCAGTACCATCGTCTGTTATACAGATAGCACGATCGCTCTACCTCTAGTAACAGCATATGTCCTCAACCAATGCTCACCTCGTCCCCTCAAGCGCCTGTACGATAAGCGTGAAGCATGGTTAGAAAAACTCCGCCTAGACTATTTAGCAGCCAAAGATCAACCGACTGAGAAAGTTACTACCAATGGCGAGGTAGCAACCTATCCCTGTGGTACACCTATTCGCAAGTAG
- a CDS encoding DUF6508 domain-containing protein: MSNQITLKNIDKILTFLTLFSSQDAQLYAINIEPLTLDPYHYSPEFNIFITALSQENFVIPFDWLTWRSEAMSFVTDPKRLNLADISTIQKLCSYHVRQERFCSGHLAKMIDNGHFLTILQRLQVIRTTFI; the protein is encoded by the coding sequence ATGTCTAATCAAATTACACTGAAAAATATTGATAAAATCCTCACATTCTTAACATTATTTTCCAGTCAAGATGCGCAATTATATGCGATAAACATTGAACCATTAACTTTAGACCCCTATCACTATTCTCCAGAATTCAATATATTTATCACCGCACTCAGCCAAGAAAACTTCGTGATTCCCTTTGATTGGCTAACTTGGCGAAGTGAAGCTATGAGTTTTGTAACTGATCCAAAAAGACTAAATCTAGCTGATATTTCTACAATACAGAAATTATGCAGTTATCACGTTCGCCAAGAACGTTTTTGTAGTGGTCATTTGGCAAAAATGATCGATAATGGTCACTTTCTGACAATCTTGCAAAGATTGCAAGTAATCCGTACGACTTTCATCTGA
- the cobO gene encoding cob(I)yrinic acid a,c-diamide adenosyltransferase has protein sequence MTNDTPEALESDKEIERLIDEIMTSTQNLSDEQYRQKMQRRKEVQERRIAQAVPEKGLIIVNTGNGKGKTTAALGMVLRSLGHGYKVAIVQFIKGSWEPSEKTVFSHWEDQIEFHAMGEGFTWETQDRDRDLDKAQAAWDKSLEFIRDPNFQLVLLDEINIALKMGYLQVEDVLAGLAQKPATKHVILTGRGAPAALIERADLVTEMTLIKHPFRDQNIKAQPGIEY, from the coding sequence ATGACAAACGATACACCAGAAGCATTAGAATCAGATAAGGAAATTGAGCGTTTGATTGATGAAATAATGACATCAACCCAAAACCTTTCTGATGAGCAATACCGTCAAAAAATGCAGCGCCGCAAGGAAGTACAAGAGCGCCGCATAGCACAAGCCGTACCCGAAAAAGGATTAATTATTGTTAACACGGGTAACGGTAAAGGTAAAACTACAGCAGCATTAGGTATGGTATTGAGATCGCTTGGTCATGGGTATAAGGTAGCGATCGTGCAATTCATCAAAGGCTCGTGGGAACCCTCGGAAAAAACAGTGTTTAGCCATTGGGAAGATCAAATCGAGTTTCACGCAATGGGGGAAGGCTTTACTTGGGAAACCCAAGACCGCGATCGCGATCTTGACAAAGCCCAAGCCGCATGGGATAAATCATTAGAATTCATCCGCGACCCAAATTTTCAGCTAGTACTGTTAGATGAAATTAATATTGCCTTGAAAATGGGTTATCTGCAAGTCGAGGATGTACTAGCGGGTTTAGCACAAAAACCAGCGACTAAACACGTGATCCTCACTGGTAGAGGCGCACCAGCCGCACTGATTGAGCGTGCAGATTTAGTCACAGAAATGACTCTGATTAAGCACCCTTTTCGGGATCAAAATATTAAAGCACAGCCAGGAATTGAATATTAA
- a CDS encoding serine/threonine-protein kinase: MTNLYCSKGHENSPGSRFCLKCGENLVDNYLGGSIQPGLILGDRYLIVRQVGQGGFGRTYLAEDVNRFRELCVLKEFSPQVQTAYVLQKAEELFQREASVLYKLQHPQIPRFRELFRVNIAGKEYLFLVQDYVEGQNYSYLLNERIKHGLRFTEAEVKQLLQQILPVLEYIHSLGVIHRDISPDNLILRNSDQLPVLIDFGGVKQVVAVVASQYYQPGVSASPPAATLLGKIGFAPPEQMQTGSVSPHSDLYALAVTALVLLTGKQPQELIDNYNLSWQWRREVSVSQMLGQVLDKMLAPRPGDRYQSAQQVLQALNPAPVSYPPTQPPIYTPEPTSGTVAVSPTPPPPLPPPQKTWWTPTKIFVTALVLTSTAGLVLWGLNQGDRNPITVNPTPTPTPTITQPTNPLDKYSPEERRRKQRLSDRRQQLGIDGNFYINLVNEIFWDKNPSLRGRTLSDGVEDESLRAQWDQTASDLLDKLTPLSTKARRQLGTYTAAERDQWKVEVNQINVGSRSLYDLGDAPFFKAFPQEKGKNFIDQPIGQIWHAFVSDKLSAIQAGSAFQKIVFDSGATSKTVSGTLKPTNGKVFIADLAQDQSLELTLQANPKVLLSVYSPSGKIIFLEDSSERSLSVQLPESGFYEFVVVSTASATADYQLTLTVENPTPPPELTPTPTETSTPTPTPTESPTESPTPIPTPTN; the protein is encoded by the coding sequence ATGACCAATTTATATTGTTCAAAAGGGCATGAAAATTCCCCTGGAAGTCGTTTTTGCCTGAAGTGTGGGGAAAATTTAGTGGATAATTATCTCGGTGGGAGTATTCAACCAGGGTTAATTTTAGGCGATCGCTATTTAATTGTACGTCAAGTTGGACAAGGAGGATTTGGACGTACTTATCTGGCTGAAGATGTGAATCGTTTCCGGGAACTTTGTGTTTTAAAAGAGTTTTCACCCCAAGTGCAAACAGCCTATGTTTTACAAAAGGCAGAGGAATTGTTTCAACGGGAAGCTAGTGTTCTCTACAAGTTACAGCATCCCCAAATCCCCAGGTTTCGAGAATTATTCCGCGTCAATATCGCAGGTAAAGAATATTTATTTCTCGTCCAAGATTATGTAGAAGGACAGAATTATAGTTATTTATTAAATGAAAGAATTAAGCATGGTTTGCGGTTTACAGAAGCTGAAGTTAAGCAACTGTTGCAGCAAATTTTGCCTGTTTTAGAATATATTCACTCTCTGGGTGTAATTCATCGGGATATCTCCCCAGATAATTTAATTCTCCGCAATTCTGACCAATTACCAGTATTAATTGACTTTGGTGGTGTCAAGCAGGTTGTCGCTGTTGTTGCTTCTCAATATTATCAACCCGGTGTATCCGCATCTCCTCCAGCTGCTACCTTACTAGGTAAGATCGGATTTGCACCCCCAGAACAAATGCAAACGGGTTCGGTGTCTCCCCACAGTGATTTGTATGCTTTGGCTGTGACAGCATTGGTTTTACTCACAGGTAAGCAACCCCAAGAATTAATCGATAATTATAATCTGTCTTGGCAATGGCGGCGAGAAGTTAGTGTGAGCCAAATGTTAGGACAAGTACTAGATAAAATGTTAGCTCCTAGACCGGGCGATCGCTATCAGTCAGCCCAACAAGTTTTGCAAGCACTCAACCCCGCACCAGTAAGTTATCCCCCGACTCAACCCCCCATCTATACCCCAGAACCAACATCGGGAACGGTTGCTGTCTCTCCAACTCCCCCACCTCCCTTACCTCCCCCACAAAAAACTTGGTGGACACCAACAAAAATTTTCGTCACCGCATTAGTATTAACTAGTACGGCTGGGTTAGTTTTGTGGGGACTTAATCAAGGCGATCGCAACCCTATCACTGTTAATCCTACACCCACCCCCACCCCAACTATTACTCAACCCACCAATCCCCTAGATAAGTACTCCCCAGAGGAACGACGACGTAAACAAAGATTAAGCGATCGCCGTCAACAGTTGGGGATAGATGGTAACTTTTATATTAATTTAGTCAATGAAATATTCTGGGACAAAAACCCCAGTTTACGCGGACGTACTCTCAGCGATGGTGTAGAAGATGAGAGTTTGCGGGCGCAATGGGATCAAACAGCCAGTGATTTGCTAGATAAACTGACACCACTGAGTACCAAAGCGCGCCGACAACTAGGTACTTACACTGCCGCAGAACGCGATCAGTGGAAGGTGGAAGTTAACCAAATCAATGTGGGTAGTCGTTCTTTATACGATTTAGGCGATGCGCCTTTCTTCAAAGCTTTTCCCCAAGAAAAAGGTAAAAATTTTATTGATCAACCCATCGGGCAAATTTGGCACGCCTTTGTCAGTGATAAACTCAGTGCTATTCAAGCAGGTAGCGCTTTCCAAAAGATTGTTTTTGACTCAGGTGCGACAAGCAAAACAGTCAGTGGTACTCTTAAACCGACTAATGGTAAAGTTTTTATTGCTGATTTAGCTCAAGACCAATCTTTAGAACTCACACTCCAAGCTAATCCTAAAGTTCTACTCTCAGTTTACTCACCCTCTGGCAAAATCATCTTTTTAGAAGATTCATCTGAACGCAGTTTATCCGTTCAACTCCCGGAATCAGGCTTCTACGAGTTCGTTGTCGTCTCCACTGCATCCGCAACCGCAGATTATCAACTGACTCTCACAGTCGAAAATCCCACCCCACCACCAGAACTGACACCCACACCCACAGAAACTAGCACACCCACACCAACCCCCACAGAATCACCCACAGAATCACCTACCCCCATCCCGACACCTACGAATTAA
- a CDS encoding serine/threonine-protein kinase, protein MQVYCSKQHANNGSNRFCIHCGEPMPLGVGQVVDNRYRIIHQLGQGGFGRTYLAEDIKKANQTCVLKEFAPQIEQQQDLQKAQELFEREANVLKKLQHPQIPRFHTSLQVKIGSKDLFLLVQDYVEGDNFYQILEKRQSQGKTFTEEEIITLLEQILPVLSYIHSLDVVHRDISPDNLIWRRADNLPVLIDFGGVKQLPASQGFWFTKLAGNNTLLGKKGYAPEEQIRQGQVFINSDLYSLAVTALVLLTGKEPQKLYDTYQGIWRWGKEINVSIKLESVLKKMLAYKPSDRYQNATQVLQDLPSTSVTKAPSTHLTKIKTMVVAPGGKAIAAVSKIHHRTKAVSQKLPMPMWLRPFAVSLGGTALVILTGAGTWALVTSVVRSVSSITPPSISLPQIPSLPNPFAKPVSDKNKNTSSEVLSRRQQLEIPEGFFTQTVDSLFYAQKPELKGRSLTSKPEDAGLRDEWYVVAGDFLNKIEQANLSTAARQKLGNYTQKDYEKWRRQARSGQLGNYTISQINKDTNEKFDRLFPGQQRGKLNQQTFGQIWYAIASDQVSKAKSKK, encoded by the coding sequence ATGCAAGTCTATTGCAGTAAGCAACACGCCAATAATGGCAGTAATCGTTTTTGTATCCACTGTGGTGAACCTATGCCTTTGGGTGTTGGGCAAGTTGTGGATAATCGTTATCGCATCATACATCAGTTGGGGCAGGGTGGCTTTGGGCGGACTTATTTAGCAGAAGATATAAAAAAAGCTAATCAAACTTGTGTGTTGAAAGAATTTGCACCGCAAATAGAACAACAACAAGATTTACAAAAAGCGCAGGAATTGTTTGAACGGGAAGCCAATGTCCTGAAAAAACTCCAACATCCCCAGATTCCCCGTTTTCATACCTCCTTACAAGTGAAGATTGGCAGTAAAGATTTATTTTTATTAGTACAAGACTATGTAGAGGGCGATAATTTTTATCAAATATTAGAAAAGCGTCAAAGTCAGGGTAAGACTTTTACTGAAGAGGAAATTATTACTCTGCTAGAACAGATTTTACCTGTTTTATCTTATATTCACTCTCTAGATGTAGTGCATCGTGATATCTCTCCTGATAATTTGATTTGGCGGCGTGCTGATAATTTACCTGTCTTGATTGATTTTGGGGGTGTGAAACAATTACCAGCTTCTCAAGGTTTTTGGTTCACTAAATTGGCTGGGAATAATACTTTGCTCGGTAAAAAAGGTTACGCACCAGAAGAACAAATTCGCCAAGGACAGGTATTTATCAACAGTGATTTGTACTCGTTGGCGGTGACGGCGTTAGTCTTACTCACAGGGAAAGAACCACAAAAACTATACGACACCTATCAAGGTATCTGGCGCTGGGGGAAGGAAATTAATGTCAGCATTAAGTTAGAGTCGGTGTTAAAAAAGATGCTGGCATATAAACCGAGCGATCGCTATCAAAATGCTACTCAAGTTCTGCAAGATTTACCCTCGACATCGGTGACTAAAGCACCAAGTACTCATCTTACCAAGATTAAAACGATGGTGGTTGCCCCTGGGGGTAAAGCTATCGCTGCTGTCAGCAAAATTCATCACCGCACAAAAGCTGTATCACAAAAGTTACCTATGCCTATGTGGCTACGTCCTTTTGCTGTCAGTCTAGGGGGAACAGCTTTAGTGATTTTAACTGGTGCGGGTACTTGGGCTTTGGTAACTTCTGTGGTGCGGAGTGTCTCTTCTATCACTCCACCATCAATTTCTTTACCCCAAATCCCATCCTTACCTAATCCTTTTGCTAAACCAGTCAGTGACAAAAATAAAAATACTAGTAGCGAAGTTCTCTCTCGTCGTCAACAGCTAGAAATTCCCGAAGGATTTTTTACACAGACAGTAGATAGTTTATTTTATGCTCAAAAACCAGAGTTAAAAGGACGCAGCCTCACATCTAAGCCAGAAGATGCTGGTTTAAGAGATGAATGGTACGTTGTCGCCGGAGATTTTTTAAATAAAATAGAGCAAGCCAACCTCAGTACAGCAGCTCGCCAAAAACTAGGTAACTATACTCAAAAAGATTATGAAAAATGGAGACGACAAGCACGTTCTGGACAACTGGGAAATTACACAATTAGTCAAATAAATAAAGACACTAACGAAAAGTTTGATCGGTTGTTTCCTGGTCAACAGCGTGGGAAACTGAATCAACAAACCTTCGGTCAAATCTGGTATGCGATCGCATCTGATCAAGTGAGTAAAGCTAAGTCAAAGAAATGA